One part of the Amphiura filiformis chromosome 5, Afil_fr2py, whole genome shotgun sequence genome encodes these proteins:
- the LOC140152235 gene encoding short-chain collagen C4-like produces the protein MADGLPGEKGEAGNLGPQGEKGDTGSPGLDVPNPGTVGTTYVRWGRRTCPSSADLIYEGVAAGGEFNHGGGGSNMLCLPYDPEYLQVDPGEQGRAVIYSAEYETGGFPPLNQVHDHDIPCAVCRASRRGTMVMIPAKITCPTDWTEEYQGYLFTAHYGHNGVKDFVCIDENAEARSDSSPGSENGALLYPVEGRCSGGHLPCRPYVSGDELTCVVCTM, from the exons ATggctg ATGGCTTGCCGGGTGAAAAAGGCGAGGCTGGCAACCTGGGCCCACAGGGCGAGAAAGGTGATACCGGAAGTCCTGGACTAGACGTTCCGAATCCAGGGACAGTCGGGACTACTTACGTCAGATGGGGACGACGTACATGTCCTTCATCCGCTGATTTGATTTATGAAG GCGTTGCCGCAGGTGGCGAATTTAACCATGGAGGAGGAGGTTCTAATATGCTTTGCCTTCCTTACGACCCAGAGTACCTTCAAGTAGACCCAGGTGAACAAGGAAGGGCTGTTATTTATTCTGCCGAATATGAAACGGGTGGATTTCCGCCATTGAATCAAGTTCATGATCATGATATTCCGTGTGCAGTTTGCAGAGCTTCACGTCGCGGTACCATGGTCATGATTCCCGCCAAGATCACGTGTCCCACTGATTGGACGGAGGAATACCAAGGCTATCTGTTTACAGCACATTATGGTCATAACGGTGTGAAGGATTTCGTATGTATTGACGAGAATGCAGAAGCACGTTCTGACTCAAGCCCTGGCAGTGAAAATGGAGCGTTGTTATATCCTGTTGAGGGCCGATGCTCCGGTGGACATCTTCCCTGTCGACCATACGTTTCTGGTGATGAACTTACCTGTGTTGTCTGCACTATGTAA